A window of the Lactuca sativa cultivar Salinas chromosome 5, Lsat_Salinas_v11, whole genome shotgun sequence genome harbors these coding sequences:
- the LOC111906533 gene encoding uncharacterized protein LOC111906533, which yields MASTNAAAREHVDEIRRRKFSIGGEPNPLTEDLHQAVKNLSAELYAKDVHFLMELIQNAEDNEYPEGVDPSLEFVITSKDITNTGAPATLLVFNNEKGFSDKNIESICSVGRSTKKDLRKRGYIGEKGIGFKSVFLITAQPYIFSNGYQIRFNEKPCEHCNVGYIVPEWVEEDPTLSAIQSVYGSATSLPTTTLVLPLKPEKVKPVKDQLSSVHPEVLLFLSKIRRLSVRKGNEDPRLDTVNAISISSEKNFFTSKSMDAVSYTVHLTADADDSDDEDETECGYYMWKQRFPVKQENKVDVRMEVEEWTITLAFPIGERLSRGSTLPGIYSFLPTETITNFPFIIQADFLLASSRENILWDNKWNKGILDCVPLAFLNAFTSLVKSTENAPVSSLPFMFRFLPVYESSHPKLNHVRDAIKAKLMNEAIVPCESHTEQKLFCKPNEVGRLKPAFWSILKKARRQGVSFSNISSHGAYLLASSFDKSDYNVILDFLEIKPVSHEWYAKCIGSSNLVMGVSEDVYIQLLLFIAGSWGSCFYKTNMKNTPLIKYIGRDGKVDVITLVSGTNKLLAADSDSDDSDDFSWLINWNTEFQCSLGKFFLPKVTQEAMQSCSKKTTLVKWLKEKVKVEFVSVCEYAELLGPSLKSNSKLAVIYAHFLHNSLQKDYLRMYEVQNLCCDMPIVDNYGQVTREHREVLVPANGSKWVELIGSNPWRQHNYVELGEDYTRSMTHFGDVTSGKELVLFLQKYVEASDVPNLSPPNAAIPTLSSPLTKKNTFLLLKWLRNLRLSEVSLPKRFLSSIKNGSWLKVSLNGSPGYRPPSESFMLDSTKGSLLQNGSVLVDIPLVDEKYYGVTMKKYKDELETIGVRFQDSDACKFIGKRLMDLATSSQLTKDNVLSILKFIEYLGKHSIPCGEFIKVIREKEWLRTTRGDKTPSKSVLFSQDWNAASQISDIPFLDQDYYDTEILSYKNELNLLGVVMNFDNSYQLVLDNLKSSSSLTCLSPEAMLLILRCIQNLQSSDKLVQAIKNNKCLKTNLGYRCPSECFLSNPESEWGCLLKVFGSFPVLDEKFYGRSIFSMSNELKKIGVMVDFEDASKEFSRTFKQQASLSSIKKEHVLSFVQCYGKLMKLEIKFSSDFKKCIREEKWIRTRLGGYRPPKECILFGAEWEPISTISLLPFIDDNFYGNEIHNYRADLKGLGVITDFKDGAKFVANGLFLPQDCSSLTPANVYALLDSVKKLKEESGTDLPSEFLDKVSQKNWLKTYFGYKRPDECLLFDSSWDSLLKRKDGPFIDEGFYGTRIGSYRKELNVLGVITDSNKECQLLAGYLECHSNFETIGRIYNYLSTFKWEPVDEDSKRIWIPRGTDNGEWVLPQDCVLHDKNNLFGEQLNVLENCKYDGKILDLFANTLNVKVHPSIDDYCKLWKAWESSGSQIVTHKECCAFWEFVVRNWNPRTEDTFKNNLSKLPVLDPASNVIFLFDKCDVFIGDDLFLTDLFTKTFSRPIFVWFPQPSQKTLTRTKLVDIYTKLGVRILSESAQKNISDIDHAGFEPVNLKEKINKKGLFKLILAFLADPNLKIEPDKRHEAVSRVLAIEAFETPEKMSVRYSLTFSCGEVVDVEPRRMIRWDKQLSKLYMQKMERASGHKNVIEYASHFAEEIAEGVLWDNEELVPDLCELIRLGFLLEFDEEAVEFLMKIKNLQIFLEDQDFLSSTFS from the coding sequence GAATTGGATTCAAGAGTGTGTTTCTGATAACAGCTCAGCCTTATATTTTCAGTAATGGTTATCAGATAAGATTTAACGAAAAACCTTGTGAGCATTGTAATGTTGGTTATATTGTTCCTGAATGGGTGGAGGAGGATCCAACACTATCTGCCATTCAAAGTGTATATGGTTCTGCTACTTCCCTGCCTACCACAACTCTGGTATTGCCTCTAAAACCAGAGAAAGTCAAACCAGTCAAGGATCAGCTTTCCAGTGTCCATCCTGAAGTTCTCTTGTTTCTTTCAAAAATAAGGCGGCTTTCTGTCAGGAAAGGTAATGAGGATCCTAGGCTCGACACTGTTAACGCAATATCTATTTCCAGTGAGAAAAACTTTTTCACATCAAAGAGCATGGACGCTGTTTCTTATACAGTTCATCTTACTGCTGATGCtgatgatagtgatgatgaagatgaaacaGAATGTGGGTACTACATGTGGAAACAGAGGTTTCCAGTGAAGCAGGAAAACAAAGTTGATGTTAGAATGGAGGTAGAGGAGTGGACAATCACCCTGGCTTTTCCAATTGGGGAAAGACTCAGTAGAGGTTCAACTTTGCCTGGCATCTATTCCTTTCTACCAACGGAAACAATCACAAATTTTCCATTCATAATCCAAGCAGATTTTCTGTTGGCCTCATCAAGGGAAAATATCCTCTGGGACAACAAATGGAACAAGGGAATACTCGATTGTGTGCCTCTGGCGTTTCTAAATGCATTTACCTCACTGGTGAAATCAACAGAAAATGCTCCCGTTTCCAGTCTCCCATTCATGTTTAGGTTCTTACCTGTCTATGAGTCATCCCATCCAAAACTGAACCATGTCAGGGATGCCATCAAAGCAAAGCTGATGAACGAGGCTATTGTCCCATGCGAGTCACACACTGAACAGAAGTTGTTTTGTAAACCCAATGAAGTTGGCAGGCTGAAGCCTGCTTTTTGGAGCATACTCAAAAAGGCAAGGAGACAAGGTGTTAGTTTTTCCAATATTTCGTCTCATGGAGCATATCTTCTGGCTTCTTCGTTTGATAAAAGTGATTACAATGTGATTCTGGATTTTTTGGAAATCAAACCTGTAAGCCATGAATGGTATGCCAAATGCATTGGGAGCTCCAATCTTGTAATGGGTGTCTCAGAGGATGTTTATATACAGCTTCTGTTATTCATTGCTGGGAGTTGGGGGTCTTGTTTTTACAAGACCAACATGAAGAATACACCACTGATAAAGTATATTGGGCGAGATGGCAAGGTTGATGTAATTACTCTAGTCTCTGGTACAAACAAGCTGCTGGCTGCTGATTCTGATTCTGATGATTCTGATGATTTCTCATGGTTGATAAACTGGAACACCGAGTTCCAATGTTCACTAGGTAAATTTTTTCTGCCAAAAGTCACACAAGAAGCGATGCAATCATGTTCGAAGAAGACAACACTAGTGAAATGGCTTAAAGAGAAGGTGAAGGTTGAGTTTGTTAGTGTTTGTGAATACGCTGAGCTTCTTGGTCCTTCACTAAAAAGTAACAGCAAGCTGGCTGTGATTTATGCCCATTTCCTACACAACTCTTTACAAAAGGATTACTTGCGGATGTATGAAGTTCAGAATCTGTGTTGTGATATGCCGATTGTTGATAACTACGGGCAAGTAACCAGAGAGCATAGAGAAGTTCTTGTGCCTGCTAATGGAAGCAAATGGGTGGAGCTGATCGGTTCAAATCCTTGGAGGCAGCATAATTATGTTGAGCTGGGTGAAGATTATACCCGTAGTATGACCCATTTTGGTGATGTCACATCAGGGAAAGAGCTTGTTTTGTTTCTTCAAAAATATGTTGAAGCTTCTGATGTTCCTAATCTATCCCCCCCTAATGCTGCTATTCCTACTCTCTCTTCTCCTCTCACTAAAAAGAACACATTCTTGCTTCTAAAATGGCTACGTAATTTAAGGTTATCAGAGGTTAGTTTACCAAAAAGGTTTTTGTCATCAATAAAAAATGGCAGCTGGTTGAAGGTTTCTTTGAATGGAAGTCCAGGCTACCGCCCGCCCTCAGAGTCATTCATGTTAGACTCTACAAAAGGGAGTCTTCTACAGAATGGTTCTGTGCTTGTTGATATTCCATTGGTGGATGAGAAATATTATGGTGTCACAATGAAGAAGTACAAAGATGAGTTAGAAACAATTGGTGTTAGGTTTCAGGATTCAGACGCCTGTAAATTTATTGGTAAGCGTCTCATGGATCTTGCAACTTCTTCACAGCTTACCAAAGACAATGTCCTTTCGATACTGAAGTTTATTGAGTATCTAGGAAAGCATTCTATCCCCTGTGGAGAGTTCATCAAAGTTATCAGAGAAAAAGAGTGGCTTAGGACAACTCGAGGTGATAAGACTCCTAGCAAGTCTGTTTTGTTCAGTCAGGATTGGAATGCTGCTTCACAAATTAGTGATATTCCGTTCCTTGATCAAGATTACTACGACACAGAAATACTTTCTTACAAGAATGAACTTAATCTGCTGGGTGTGGTTATGAATTTTGATAATAGTTATCAGCTTGTTTTAGACAACCTCAAGTCCTCATCTTCATTGACTTGTTTGTCTCCTGAAGCCATGTTACTGATACTAAGGTGCATACAGAATTTGCAATCATCGGATAAGCTTGTGCAAGCAATTAAAAACAATAAGTGCTTGAAGACAAACTTGGGTTACAGATGCCCATCTGAATGTTTCTTGTCTAACCCTGAATCTGAATGGGGTTGCCTTCTTAAGGTCTTTGGATCATTCCCGGTTCTTGATGAAAAGTTTTACGGGAGGTCTATCTTTTCTATGTCGAACGAATTAAAGAAAATAGGTGTGATGGTGGATTTTGAGGATGCCAGCAAAGAATTCTCCCGAACTTTCAAGCAACAGGCTTCGCTATCTTCAATCAAAAAAGAACATGTCCTTTCGTTTGTGCAATGTTATGGAAAGCTAATGAAACTGGAAATCAAATTTTCTTCGGATTTCAAGAAGTGCATACGAGAAGAAAAATGGATAAGGACGAGACTTGGTGGCTACAGACCACCAAAAGAGTGCATTCTTTTTGGTGCTGAATGGGAACCAATTTCTACAATCTCCCTGCTTCCCTTCATTGATGACAACTTTTATGGCAATGAGATCCATAACTATCGCGCCGATCTCAAGGGGTTGGGTGTTatcacagatttcaaagatggagCCAAGTTTGTGGCTAATGGGCTTTTCTTACCTCAAGATTGCAGTAGTCTTACTCCTGCAAATGTTTACGCCCTTCTTGATTCTGTCAAGAAACTGAAAGAAGAGAGTGGAACAGATCTTCCTTCTGAATTCCTAGACAAAGTTTCTCAAAAGAATTGGTTAAAAACCTATTTTGGCTACAAACGTCCTGACGAGTGCTTGCTTTTTGATTCTTCCTGGGATTCCTTGTTGAAACGCAAAGATGGTCCTTTTATCGATGAAGGATTCTATGGAACTCGCATTGGATCCTACAGAAAGGAGCTTAATGTTTTAGGAGTTATCACCGATTCCAACAAGGAATGCCAGTTGCTTGCTGGTTACCTTGAATGCCACTCCAACTTTGAAACAATTGGTCGTATCTACAACTACTTGTCTACATTTAAGTGGGAGCCAGTTGATGAAGACAGTAAAAGGATATGGATCCCAAGAGGAACCGACAATGGTGAGTGGGTACTGCCTCAAGATTGTGTGCTTCATGACAAAAACAATTTATTTGGCGAGCAGTTGAACGTTTTGGAGAATTGCAAGTATGATGGAAAAATTCTGGACTTGTTTGCAAATACTTTGAATGTGAAGGTTCATCCCTCGATTGATGACTATTGCAAGCTTTGGAAGGCATGGGAAAGTTCAGGAAGCCAAATTGTAACACACAAAGAATGCTGCGCCTTTTGGGAGTTTGTGGTTCGAAACTGGAACCCAAGAACAGAAGATACTTTCAAGAACAACTTATCCAAACTCCCTGTTTTGGATCCTGCTTCCAATGTCATTTTTCTGTTTGACAAGTGTGACGTGTTCATTGGTGATGATCTTTTCTTGACGGATCTCTTTACAAAAACCTTCTCTCGTCCCATATTCGTATGGTTTCCTCAGCCAAGTCAGAAAACCCTAACCCGAACCAAGCTTGTGGACATCTACACCAAACTTGGTGTCCGGATCTTGTCCGAATCTGCACAAAAAAACATATCTGATATTGATCATGCTGGATTCGAGCCAGTGAATTTGAAAGAAAAGATCAACAAAAAGGGTTTGTTCAAACTCATTCTTGCCTTTCTGGCTGATCCTAATCTGAAAATCGAGCCAGACAAGAGACATGAAGCTGTTAGCCGTGTGCTTGCGATCGAAGCTTTTGAGACACCGGAAAAAATGTCGGTCAGATACAGCTTGACTTTTTCATGTGGAGAAGTTGTGGATGTGGAGCCCAGGAGAATGATCCGTTGGGACAAACAGCTGTCTAAATTATATATGCAGAAGATGGAGAGAGCTTCTGGTCATAAGAATGTTATTGAATACGCTTCTCATTTTGCTGAAGAAATAGCAGAGGGAGTTCTGTGGGATAATGAAGAGCTTGTTCCAGATCTGTGTGAGCTCATAAGGCTGGGGTTTTTGTTGGAGTTTGATGAGGAAGCAGTGGAGTTCCTCATGAAGATCAAGAATCTGCAGATCTTTCTGGAGGATCAAGACTTCCTTTCTTCTACCTTCTCTTAA